In Streptomyces sp. NBC_00704, a genomic segment contains:
- the pafA gene encoding Pup--protein ligase — translation MDRRIFGLENEYGVTCTFRGQRRLSPDEVARYLFRRVVSWGRSSNVFLRNGARLYLDVGSHPEYATPECDNVTELVTHDKAGERILEGLLVDAERRLHEEGIAGDVYLFKNNTDSAGNSYGCHENYLVARHGEFSRLADILIPFLVTRQLLCGAGKVLQTPRGAVYCVSQRAEHIWEGVSSATTRSRPIINTRDEPHADAERYRRLHVIVGDSNMSETTMLLKVGATDLVLRMIEAGTVMRDLTLENPIRAIREVSHDITGRRKVRLASGREASALEVQREYYEKAVDFVERRGIRTGTVDQVLELWGRTLDAIEAEDLDRIGTEIDWVMKYQLIERYRAKHNMTMSHPRVAQIDLAYHDIHRRRGLYYLLERKGQAARICNDLKIFEGKSVPPQTTRARLRGDFIRRAQEQRRDFTVDWVHLKLNDQAQRTVLCKDPFRSVDDRVEKLIAGM, via the coding sequence ATGGACCGCCGCATTTTCGGGCTGGAGAACGAGTACGGCGTCACATGTACGTTCAGGGGACAGCGTCGGCTGTCTCCCGACGAGGTGGCGCGGTACCTCTTCCGCCGTGTCGTGTCATGGGGCCGAAGCAGCAATGTCTTTCTGCGGAACGGCGCCCGCCTCTATCTCGACGTGGGTTCGCATCCGGAATACGCGACACCGGAATGTGACAACGTGACCGAGCTGGTCACCCACGACAAGGCCGGCGAGCGCATTCTCGAGGGACTCCTGGTGGACGCGGAGCGACGCCTGCACGAGGAAGGAATCGCGGGCGACGTCTACCTCTTCAAGAACAACACGGACTCGGCGGGCAACTCCTATGGTTGCCACGAAAACTATCTGGTGGCGCGGCACGGGGAGTTCTCCCGGCTCGCGGACATCCTGATCCCGTTCCTGGTGACCCGGCAGTTGCTGTGCGGGGCGGGCAAGGTGCTGCAGACGCCTCGCGGGGCGGTGTACTGCGTCAGCCAGCGGGCCGAGCACATCTGGGAGGGCGTGTCCTCGGCGACGACGCGCTCGCGGCCCATCATCAACACGCGGGACGAGCCGCACGCGGACGCGGAGCGGTACCGGCGGCTGCACGTCATCGTGGGTGACTCGAACATGTCCGAGACGACGATGCTGCTGAAGGTCGGCGCGACGGATCTGGTGCTGCGCATGATCGAGGCGGGCACGGTGATGCGGGATCTGACGCTGGAGAACCCGATCCGGGCGATCCGCGAGGTCAGTCACGACATCACGGGCCGGCGCAAGGTGCGGCTGGCGAGCGGGCGTGAGGCCTCGGCGCTGGAGGTGCAGCGGGAGTACTACGAGAAGGCCGTGGACTTCGTCGAGCGCCGGGGGATCCGTACCGGCACGGTCGACCAGGTGCTGGAGCTGTGGGGCCGCACGCTGGACGCGATCGAGGCGGAGGATCTCGACCGGATCGGCACCGAGATCGACTGGGTGATGAAGTACCAGCTCATCGAGCGGTACCGGGCCAAGCACAACATGACGATGTCGCATCCGCGGGTGGCGCAGATAGACCTCGCCTACCACGACATCCACCGTCGTCGTGGTCTGTACTACCTGCTGGAGCGCAAGGGGCAGGCGGCGCGGATCTGCAACGACCTGAAGATCTTCGAGGGCAAGTCGGTGCCGCCGCAGACGACTCGGGCGCGGTTGCGCGGTGACTTCATCCGGCGTGCGCAGGAGCAGCGCCGGGACTTCACGGTGGACTGGGTGCATCTGAAGCTGAACGACCAGGCGCAGCGCACGGTGCTGTGCAAGGACCCGTTCCGTTCGGTGGACGACCGGGTGGAGAAGCTGATCGCCGGCATGTGA
- a CDS encoding MFS transporter, giving the protein MAAGYGEILRTRHAARLLAGTLVGRLPNATAAIAIVLFVRAEGGTYSLAGALAAVYGVANAVGQPLLGRLVDVYGQPRVQLPAASASALAMAVFAFAGTGSPPVAYGAVAAAGLFTPPLEGGLRALWPAVLRREEQVHTAYAMDAVAQEVMFTVGPLLVTVCVSVWSAQVALLVLNGLGVLGALWVVVSPPSRAWRSAPREAHWLGALRSPGLLALLGAFLFVGVALGSITVASVPYADGHGGGAVYGWLMAALGLGALVGGVVYGARRWAGSPERRLVGLVAALAVCYLPLMLMPGAVAMVALTALAGVFLAPAIACAFVIVDRHAPRGTVTEAFSWLVTTFTVGASVGTGLAGPVVEAGGALWGFAVPGAAGAVSLVVLLATGRVMGVPAGSGVVAASSENDPNRAAEPRFSSGDRA; this is encoded by the coding sequence ATGGCCGCGGGGTACGGGGAGATCCTCAGGACGAGGCATGCGGCCCGGTTGCTGGCGGGCACGCTGGTGGGCCGGTTGCCGAACGCCACGGCCGCGATCGCGATCGTGCTGTTCGTGCGGGCGGAGGGCGGCACGTACAGCCTGGCGGGGGCGCTGGCGGCGGTGTACGGCGTGGCGAACGCCGTGGGGCAGCCGTTGCTGGGGCGGCTGGTCGACGTGTACGGGCAGCCGCGGGTGCAGTTGCCGGCGGCGTCGGCCTCGGCGCTCGCGATGGCGGTGTTCGCGTTCGCGGGCACCGGTTCGCCGCCGGTGGCGTACGGGGCGGTGGCCGCGGCGGGGCTGTTCACGCCGCCGCTGGAGGGCGGGCTGCGCGCTCTGTGGCCGGCGGTGCTGCGGCGGGAGGAGCAGGTGCACACGGCGTATGCGATGGACGCGGTGGCGCAGGAGGTGATGTTCACCGTCGGGCCGTTGCTGGTGACGGTGTGCGTGTCGGTGTGGTCGGCCCAGGTCGCGCTGCTGGTGCTGAACGGGCTGGGGGTGCTGGGCGCGCTGTGGGTGGTCGTGTCGCCGCCTTCGCGCGCGTGGCGGTCGGCTCCGCGTGAGGCGCACTGGCTGGGCGCGCTGCGGTCGCCGGGTCTGCTGGCGCTGCTGGGGGCGTTCCTGTTCGTGGGGGTGGCGCTGGGGTCGATCACGGTGGCGTCGGTTCCGTACGCGGACGGTCACGGCGGGGGCGCGGTGTACGGCTGGCTGATGGCGGCGCTGGGGCTGGGCGCTCTGGTGGGCGGTGTGGTGTACGGGGCGCGGCGGTGGGCGGGGTCGCCGGAGCGGCGGCTGGTGGGTCTGGTGGCCGCCCTGGCGGTGTGTTACCTGCCGTTGATGCTGATGCCGGGCGCGGTGGCGATGGTGGCGCTGACGGCGTTGGCGGGGGTGTTCCTGGCTCCCGCGATCGCGTGTGCGTTCGTCATCGTGGACCGGCACGCGCCGCGGGGGACGGTGACGGAGGCGTTCTCGTGGCTGGTGACGACGTTCACGGTGGGCGCGTCGGTGGGGACGGGTCTGGCGGGTCCGGTCGTGGAGGCCGGGGGCGCGTTGTGGGGGTTCGCGGTGCCGGGTGCGGCGGGGGCCGTGTCGTTGGTGGTTTTGCTGGCCACGGGGCGGGTAATGGGAGTTCCGGCCGGAAGCGGGGTGGTTGCGGCTTCATCGGAAAATGATCCGAACCGTGCTGCCGAACCCCGTTTCAGTTCAGGGGATCGGGCGTAA